One genomic window of Diospyros lotus cultivar Yz01 chromosome 8, ASM1463336v1, whole genome shotgun sequence includes the following:
- the LOC127808186 gene encoding protein WEAK CHLOROPLAST MOVEMENT UNDER BLUE LIGHT 1-like: MEDVKSAQENCSPASSMAPLVSHGNVSSNNDAPINQDTNGKVEPDHLLSVMNSSISTLEDEEGHEQQTIVVEECDSGTKRQPSDGPIIGHETLNFPDNTPNTLKPQREENFVGLSEPTPSSSEEKPNAVMEQFPEGGSVHRDHLQPNDTSDGPPVEQEACLPLTKTTDILEPQKEGNVTDDALQQSQEDGSVISLHGHVNNIITPTSSARVTEIKNDHQVEPSNDVALAQFTFPAAVKRPNAINTNKVLRKGNLNRSLIDTAAPFESVKAAVSKFGGIVDWKAHKDRSVERRKSIEEELEKAHEEIPMYKKQSQAAEDAKIKVLKELESTRRLIEELKLNLERAQTEEQQAKQDAELAKLRVEEIEQGIADEASVAAKAQLEVARARRAAADSELKTVKNELEQLCNDYTLLVTERDLAVKKAEEAVSVSKEVEKTVEELTIELITIKESLESTHTAHLEAEEQRNGAVMAREQDTLNWEKELKEAEEELDRLNQKILSVKDVKSKLDTASYLLADLKAELAAYMEAKLNQENNNEENSTGDLEEPEKRTHAGIQAAVDLSKKELEEVKLNIEKATAEVKCLKVAATSLKLELEGEKSALAAIRQREGMASVAVASLEAELTRIKSEIAVVQMKEKEAREKMVEVPKLLQEVAQEADQAKSLAQAAREEWRKATEEAEQAKAGARTVESRLLAAKKEIEAAKASEQLALAAIKALRESESAESSNNEDSAAGVTLSLEEYYELSKRAHEAEEEANTRVATAVSQIEVAKESELRSLKKLEEVNSEVAAQSEALEIAVRRAEKAEEGKLGVEQELRKWRAESEQRRKAGESGQGAVNPTKSPRSSFEEKKECSQSSQVPEPSVPVRRTSPGSAQVPGSTTETDSSPEIKVAKKKKRSFFPRFFMFLGRKKTQPAKSN; encoded by the exons ATGGAAGATGTAAAAAGTGCTCAAGAAAATTGTTCTCCGGCATCTTCTATGGCACCATTGGTTTCCCATGGGAATGTTTCTTCAAACAATGATGCTCCAATTAACCAAGACACAAATGGAAAAGTAGAACCTGACCATTTACTATCAGTGATGAACAGCTCTATatcaacattagaagatgaagaaggacATGAGCAGCAGACAATTGTGGTAGAAGAATGTGATAGTGGAACCAAACGGCAACCTTCTGATGGGCCCATAATTGGGCATGAGACTTTAAATTTTCCAGACAACACACCAAATACATTGAAGCCTCAAAGAGAGGAAAACTTTGTTGGTCTCTCTGAACCCACTCCTTCGTCCTCAGAAGAAAAACCTAATGCTGTTATGGAACAATTTCCAGAAGGTGGTTCTGTTCACAGGGACCATCTTCAACCAAATGATACTTCTGATGGACCTCCAGTTGAACAGGAAGCATGTCTTCCATTAACCAAGACAACCGACATTCTGGAGCCTCAGAAAGAAGGAAATGTAACAGATGATGCTTTACAACAATCTCAAGAAGATGGTTCTGTTATCAGCTTACATGGTCACGTCAATAATATAATTACACCTACTTCTTCTGCAAGAGTgacagaaataaaaaatgaccaTCAAGTAGAGCCATCAAATGACGTTGCTCTGGCCCAATTCACTTTCCCAGCTGCTGTTAAAAGACCAAATGCCATCAACACTAATAAAGTTCTTAGAAAGGGTAACTTAAACAGAAGTCTAATTGACACAGCAGCACCTTTTGAGTCTGTTAAAGCAGCCGTTTCCAAGTTTGGGGGAATTGTTGACTGGAAGGCGCATAAAGACCGGTCAGTGGAG AGGCGCAAGTCTATAGAAGAAGAACTTGAGAAAGCACACGAGGAGATTCCAATGTATAAGAAACAGTCCCAGGCTGCCGAAGATGCAAAAATTAAAGTGCTGAAGGAGCTAGAAAGCACTAGGAGACTCATTGAAGAACTGAAGCTCAACCTTGAGAGAGCACAGACTGAAGAGCAACAGGCAAAACAAGATGCTGAACTTGCGAAGCTCAGGGTGGAAGAGATAGAGCAAGGGATTGCTGATGAAGCCAGTGTGGCAGCGAAGGCACAGCTTGAGGTTGCCCGAGCTAGGCGTGCAGCAGCTGATTCAGAGCTTAAAACTGTGAAAAACGAGTTGGAACAACTTTGCAATGATTATACTTTATTGGTGACCGAGAGAGATCTAGCTGTCAAGAAAGCTGAGGAGGCTGTTTCTGTGTCCAAAGAAGTTGAGAAGACAGTGGAAGAACTAACGATTGAACTTATTACAATAAAGGAATCCTTGGAGTCCACGCACACTGCCCATCTAGAGGCAGAGGAACAAAGAAATGGAGCTGTGATGGCAAGAGAGCAGGACACTCTCAACTGGGAGAAGGAACTGAAGGAGGCAGAAGAGGAACTAGATAGGCTAAACCAGAAGATTTTGTCTGTGAAGGATGTTAAATCTAAGCTGGATACTGCTTCATACTTGCTTGCAGACTTAAAAGCTGAATTAGCAGCTTATATGGAAGCAAAACTGAATCAGGAAAATAACAATGAAGAAAACTCAACAGGTGACTTGGAGGAACCAGAGAAGAGGACTCACGCTGGCATACAGGCAGCAGTTGATTTGTCTAAGAAGGAACTTGAAGAAGTGAAGCTCAATATTGAGAAAGCTACGGCTGAAGTAAAATGCTTGAAGGTAGCAGCCACGTCATTGAAGTTGGAGCTTGAAGGAGAAAAGTCAGCTCTTGCTGCTATCAGGCAGAGAGAAGGAATGGCATCTGTAGCAGTTGCATCTCTTGAAGCTGAGCTGACCAGGATTAAGTCAGAGATCGCCGTTGTTCAgatgaaagagaaagaagcaaGAGAGAAGATGGTGGAGGTTCCCAAGCTGTTACAGGAGGTGGCTCAAGAAGCAGATCAGGCAAAGTCACTTGCTCAAGCAGCTCGTGAGGAGTGGCGCAAGGCTACGGAAGAAGCAGAGCAAGCAAAGGCAGGTGCAAGGACCGTTGAGAGTAGATTACTTGCAGCTAAGAAGGAGATAGAGGCTGCAAAGGCTTCAGAACAGTTGGCATTAGCAGCTATTAAGGCTCTTAGAGAAAGTGAATCAGCTGAAAGCTCCAATAACGAGGATTCAGCAGCTGGAGTGACACTTTCTTTGGAGGAGTACTATGAACTTAGTAAGCGGGCCCATGAAGCGGAGGAGGAGGCTAACACGAGGGTTGCTACTGCAGTCTCCCAAATTGAGGTAGCCAAGGAGTCTGAGTTGAGAAGCTTGAAAAAGCTGGAGGAGGTGAACAGCGAAGTGGCTGCACAAAGTGAAGCACTGGAAATTGCTGTACGGAGAGCTGAGAAGGCCGAGGAAGGGAAGTTAGGTGTGGAACAGGAATTGAGAAAGTGGAGAGCTGAGAGCGAGCAGCGGAGAAAAGCTGGCGAGTCTGGTCAAGGAGCAGTTAACCCGACTAAGAGCCCCAGGTCAAGCTTTGAGGAGAAAAAAGAATGTAGTCAATCTTCCCAGGTACCAGAGCCTTCTGTGCCTGTCCGTAGGACAAGCCCAGGGTCAGCACAAGTGCCAGGAAGCACCACTGAAACTGACTCATCTCCAGAAATTAAGgtggcaaagaagaagaagagatcatTCTTCCCTCGGTTCTTCATGTTCTTGGGCAGGAAGAAGACACAACCGGCCAAGTCCAATTAA
- the LOC127808187 gene encoding photosystem I chlorophyll a/b-binding protein 5, chloroplastic, with translation MVFALGRGFQLLPCSSSSSSSSSSPFHTSGIGNSLSGATVAFSPAKKGHVARYSRVAARAQPRPTWLPGLNPPPYLDGSLAGDFGFDPLGLGEDPENLKWFVQAELVHARFAMAGVAGILVTDLLRVTGISNLPVWYEAGATKFPFASTRTLLIVQLILMGFVETKRYMDFTNPGSQAKEGSFFGLEAALEGLEPGYPGGPLLNPLGLAKDIKNAHEWKLKEIKNGRLAMVAMLGFFVQASVTHVGPIDNLLQHLSDPWHTTIVQTLAGSAS, from the exons ATGGTGTTTGCATTGGGAAGGGGCTTCCAACTTCTGCcatgctcttcttcttcttcttcttcttcttcttcacccttcCACACCAGCGGCATTGGCAATTCCCTGTCAGGGGCTACAGTTGCATTTTCCCCTGCTAAAAAGGGACACGTCGCTCGTTACTCCAGAGTCGCAGCTCGAGCCCAACCACGCCCGACATGGCTTCCCGGCCTCAATCCTCCCCCGTACTTGGACGGAAG CCTAGCTGGAGATTTCGGGTTCGATCCCCTGGGGTTGGGCGAGGACCCCGAAAACTTGAAGTGGTTTGTGCAGGCCGAGTTGGTTCATGCTCGCTTCGCCATGGCCGGAGTTGCTGGCATCCTTGTCACCGAT TTGCTGCGGGTGACTGGAATTAGCAATTTGCCAGTGTGGTATGAAGCGGGTGCCACAAAATTTCCTTTTGCCAGCACAAGAACTCTGTTGATTGTCCAATTGATTTTGATGGG CTTCGTTGAAACCAAAAGGTACATGGACTTCACTAATCCAGGATCCCAAGCCAAGGAGGGCTCCTTCTTTGGGCTGGAAGCTGCACTGGAAGGTCTAGAACCTGG aTACCCGGGAGGCCCTTTGTTGAATCCTCTTGGCCTTGCCAAAGATATAAAGAATGCTCATGAATGGAAGCTGAAGGAGATCAAGAACG GACGGCTGGCAATGGTAGCCATGCTTGGCTTCTTTGTTCAAGCATCTGTGACCCATGTGGGCCCCATCGACAACCTGCTACAGCACCTCTCCGATCCATGGCACACGACTATAGTTCAGACTCTAGCCGGATCTGCTTCTTGA